In Planctomycetia bacterium, one DNA window encodes the following:
- a CDS encoding co-chaperone GroES has translation MSDAKAASRVKLETVEPMGKRVLIRKDADKKTTKGGIQLPDNIEIPTITGRIVAISAQVAADNDYPIKQYDKVLFNPKHAIPVDFEGDNQLYVVPVEDVVAVFRKAGS, from the coding sequence ATGAGTGACGCCAAAGCCGCTTCGCGCGTGAAACTCGAAACCGTCGAGCCGATGGGCAAGCGGGTGCTCATCCGCAAGGACGCCGACAAAAAGACCACCAAGGGCGGCATCCAGTTGCCCGACAACATCGAGATACCGACGATCACCGGGCGGATCGTCGCGATCTCGGCACAAGTCGCCGCCGACAACGATTATCCCATCAAGCAATACGACAAGGTGCTGTTCAACCCGAAACACGCGATTCCGGTCGATTTCGAGGGGGACAATCAGCTCTACGTCGTGCCGGTCGAGGACGTGGTCGCCGTTTTTCGCAAGGCGGGAAGCTAA
- a CDS encoding BtpA/SgcQ family protein has translation MPNQKTDSPTAALRKLRLIGMVHLPPLPGSAGYGVTPRSAARPLDAMIRHAIAEATRLARAGFDALIVENFGDAPFAASRVPPETIAAMAAVVDHVVRAVKVPVGVNVLRNDGLGALAVAAVTGAAFIRVNVLSGAYATDQGIITGNANELLARRAAVAPHVAIAADVHVKHATPISQPDLALAVEETATRAGADAIILSGSGTGKPTDLAALRRVREAAHGLPIWIGSGVTAATVRESLRAADAVIVGTALKKGGRTTAPLDRARVAAFIKAAGRT, from the coding sequence ATGCCAAATCAAAAGACTGACTCCCCCACCGCCGCACTGCGCAAGCTGCGATTGATCGGCATGGTTCACCTGCCCCCGCTGCCGGGATCGGCCGGTTACGGGGTGACGCCGCGCAGCGCGGCGCGACCGCTCGACGCGATGATCAGACATGCCATCGCCGAGGCGACGCGCCTGGCCCGCGCCGGGTTTGACGCCCTCATCGTCGAGAACTTCGGCGATGCGCCTTTCGCCGCCTCGCGGGTTCCGCCCGAGACGATCGCGGCGATGGCCGCCGTGGTCGATCACGTCGTCCGCGCCGTGAAGGTCCCCGTTGGTGTGAACGTCCTGCGAAACGACGGGCTGGGCGCGCTGGCCGTCGCCGCCGTCACCGGCGCCGCTTTCATTCGCGTCAATGTGTTGAGCGGGGCTTACGCGACCGATCAGGGCATCATCACCGGCAACGCGAACGAATTGCTCGCGCGCCGCGCGGCCGTCGCGCCGCATGTCGCCATCGCCGCCGATGTGCATGTCAAGCACGCGACGCCGATCAGCCAGCCCGATCTCGCGCTGGCCGTCGAGGAGACCGCAACCCGCGCCGGGGCCGATGCGATCATCTTGAGCGGCTCGGGCACGGGCAAGCCGACCGACCTCGCCGCCCTTCGTCGCGTTCGCGAAGCCGCCCACGGCCTGCCGATCTGGATCGGCTCCGGCGTCACGGCCGCCACCGTGCGCGAATCGCTCCGCGCCGCCGACGCGGTGATCGTCGGCACGGCGCTGAAAAAGGGCGGTCGCACAACCGCGCCGCTGGACCGGGCGCGCGTCGCGGCGTTCATCAAAGCCGCCGGGCGAACGTAA
- a CDS encoding PilZ domain-containing protein gives MLFDEPIPLDDSDDPNAPIPLEDAPEHSAIIVPESKRATSVRCRRRDVRRSQGSAMLCFSHETGSGRVDNAECPVLNISKTGVAIVFDHDVCVGTSASIAYRSISGRPVHRGVTVRQCRPRDDGYFELGLQFDRPLQFDEARPARHGPGREVAPGIRARKLKPSSGD, from the coding sequence ATGTTGTTTGACGAACCCATTCCGCTGGATGACTCGGACGATCCGAACGCACCCATCCCGCTCGAAGATGCGCCCGAGCATTCCGCGATCATCGTGCCCGAATCGAAGCGCGCCACATCGGTGCGCTGCCGTCGACGCGATGTACGACGCAGCCAGGGAAGCGCGATGCTTTGCTTCTCACATGAAACCGGCAGCGGCCGCGTCGATAACGCCGAGTGCCCCGTGCTGAACATCTCCAAGACCGGCGTCGCCATTGTCTTCGATCACGATGTCTGCGTGGGCACCTCGGCCTCGATCGCCTACCGCAGCATCAGCGGCCGACCGGTTCATCGCGGCGTGACGGTGCGACAGTGCCGGCCGCGCGACGACGGATATTTCGAGCTGGGGCTGCAATTCGACCGACCGCTGCAATTTGATGAAGCACGTCCCGCACGTCACGGACCGGGCCGTGAAGTCGCGCCGGGAATCCGGGCACGCAAGCTCAAACCATCGTCGGGCGATTGA
- a CDS encoding nucleotide pyrophosphohydrolase: MPDKTTTVAELRDALRRFVDERDWQQFHTPKNLAMSIAIETAELMEHFQWLSPAAARDLSEADLQNVREELADIFCYALSFANAMGIDVSDAVREKMIKNAVKYPADRVRGKLGV, encoded by the coding sequence ATGCCCGACAAAACGACAACCGTCGCTGAACTGCGAGACGCCCTTCGCCGCTTTGTCGACGAGCGCGACTGGCAGCAGTTTCACACGCCCAAGAACCTCGCCATGTCCATCGCCATCGAGACGGCCGAGCTGATGGAGCATTTTCAGTGGCTCTCGCCCGCCGCCGCGCGCGACCTGTCCGAGGCCGACCTGCAGAACGTCCGCGAGGAACTGGCGGATATATTCTGTTACGCCCTCTCGTTCGCGAACGCGATGGGCATCGACGTGTCCGACGCCGTGCGCGAGAAGATGATCAAGAACGCCGTGAAGTATCCCGCCGACCGCGTGCGCGGAAAGCTGGGAGTCTGA
- a CDS encoding rubrerythrin — MSNHDIIEKLQLAYTKEMETVLNYVANSIHLDGVRAEKIKEALKADITEELNHGTLLGNRIKTIGGKVPGSLELKFKQSYMQPPADTTDVVSVIKGVIQAENDACNLYLEIIKLCEERDYVTQDLAITIMGDEEEHRRAFEGFLREYTK, encoded by the coding sequence ATGTCCAACCACGACATCATCGAGAAGCTGCAACTGGCCTACACCAAGGAGATGGAGACCGTTCTGAACTACGTCGCCAACAGCATCCACCTTGACGGCGTCCGCGCCGAGAAGATCAAAGAGGCGTTGAAGGCTGATATCACCGAGGAGCTGAACCACGGCACCCTGCTGGGCAACCGGATCAAGACGATCGGCGGCAAGGTTCCCGGCTCGCTCGAGTTGAAGTTCAAGCAATCGTACATGCAGCCCCCGGCCGATACGACGGACGTCGTCAGCGTGATCAAGGGCGTGATCCAGGCGGAGAACGACGCCTGCAATCTGTACCTGGAGATCATCAAGCTCTGCGAAGAGCGCGACTACGTGACGCAAGACCTCGCGATCACGATCATGGGAGACGAAGAGGAACACCGCCGGGCGTTTGAGGGCTTCCTGCGGGAGTACACGAAATAA
- a CDS encoding glycoside hydrolase family 1 protein, whose amino-acid sequence MIKRNLPQLFVAFLSCLALAACAPAPPAVLPPMPASLRVPDIAYGVSTAAYQNEDPACEPLAADCFRTDWDLAFEAGRIPHAKGDAAYAFSETQRDIDALTWLGATHYRFGIEWARVEPRPGAFNQAAIDHYADFARRLREAGIEPVPCLWHWTFPDWLTDLDRPERHGWLHPDAATHWVEYVSRLAAALAPHCNLFAPMNEPNIQSLAGFVVGDFPPFAEWRFDLNDANRAATIDAFLVAVRIIRAIHATHAAPAAPAARIISIDIRTAWHQSPLDPLGLFVNFLREGSYAHLDGVVDEVDIVGFTYYGRQQATVEGAANREPGASSGYSDLGIEIYPQGLTEALAEMFARYGKPMAIMENGIADDRDDRRPVYLVTHLAAVQEAIDRGYPVFGYFFWSLCDNYEWMDGYRPKFGLFGFEPASRGLTPKASADLYRRLIEARGEDFVP is encoded by the coding sequence ATGATCAAGCGAAACCTGCCTCAACTATTCGTGGCGTTCCTGTCCTGCCTTGCTCTGGCCGCCTGCGCCCCCGCGCCGCCGGCGGTGCTGCCGCCGATGCCCGCCAGCCTGCGCGTGCCCGACATCGCCTACGGCGTCTCCACGGCCGCCTACCAGAACGAAGACCCCGCCTGCGAGCCGCTCGCCGCCGACTGCTTTCGCACCGACTGGGATCTCGCCTTCGAGGCCGGCAGGATTCCGCACGCCAAGGGCGACGCGGCCTATGCTTTCAGTGAGACACAGCGCGACATCGACGCGTTGACCTGGCTGGGCGCGACGCACTACCGCTTCGGCATCGAGTGGGCGCGCGTCGAGCCGCGGCCCGGCGCGTTCAACCAGGCCGCCATCGACCACTACGCCGACTTCGCCCGCCGGCTGCGCGAGGCCGGCATCGAGCCGGTGCCTTGCTTGTGGCACTGGACGTTCCCCGACTGGCTCACCGACCTGGACCGTCCCGAGCGGCACGGCTGGCTGCACCCCGATGCCGCGACGCACTGGGTGGAGTACGTTTCGCGTCTGGCCGCCGCGCTCGCGCCGCACTGCAATCTCTTCGCGCCGATGAACGAGCCGAATATTCAGTCACTCGCGGGGTTCGTCGTGGGCGATTTCCCCCCCTTCGCCGAATGGCGGTTTGATCTGAACGACGCCAACCGCGCCGCCACCATCGACGCCTTTCTCGTCGCCGTGCGGATCATCCGTGCCATTCACGCGACACACGCCGCCCCTGCCGCCCCGGCCGCACGGATCATCAGCATCGACATCCGCACAGCCTGGCATCAAAGCCCGCTCGACCCGCTGGGCCTGTTCGTGAACTTCCTCCGCGAAGGAAGCTACGCCCATCTCGACGGCGTCGTGGACGAAGTCGATATCGTCGGCTTCACCTACTACGGCCGCCAGCAGGCCACCGTCGAAGGCGCGGCCAATCGCGAGCCGGGCGCGTCCTCCGGTTACAGCGACCTGGGCATCGAGATTTATCCGCAAGGTCTCACCGAGGCGCTCGCCGAGATGTTCGCTCGCTACGGCAAGCCAATGGCCATCATGGAGAACGGCATCGCCGATGACCGCGATGACCGCCGGCCCGTTTATCTCGTGACGCATCTCGCAGCCGTGCAGGAGGCGATCGACCGGGGCTACCCCGTGTTCGGCTATTTCTTCTGGAGCCTGTGCGACAACTATGAATGGATGGACGGCTATCGGCCGAAGTTCGGCCTGTTCGGATTCGAGCCGGCCTCGCGCGGTCTGACGCCGAAGGCATCGGCCGACTTGTATCGCCGGCTGATCGAAGCCCGCGGCGAGGATTTTGTGCCGTGA
- a CDS encoding thermonuclease family protein, translating to MILLGSLGLFPLVAHAEEGTCYGSKDSKVFHTDAACPSGKKIIAENRIPFKSAADAEEQGRRLCRTCERRMAAGKAREEKDATAPLPPSPKDEPAHEKKSGRGKNAASQPADRSRNGKSTSDGARSLIDPVRQMTVRQVLPGGAMVLDDGEKVHLLGVCCPEDRQPLAAEAVAHIEKLVKSRKCEQSWDGPASRPELRNENGQLLLYVAAGPNRIDLGGELIEKGLAWVDRDRPCTKTDDYLAREHLAWSEGRGIWRRLDGLAGQARVLTGQYARHYHPTDCPHEVHLNEPSEITVNEAKARRLAPCCFYRAGPPVTATARKTETAAKGTQSREPANRHAKSKD from the coding sequence GTGATCCTGCTCGGATCGCTCGGCCTGTTCCCGCTCGTCGCGCACGCCGAGGAGGGCACGTGTTACGGATCCAAAGACAGCAAGGTTTTCCACACCGACGCGGCCTGCCCCTCCGGGAAAAAGATCATCGCCGAAAACCGCATTCCCTTTAAGTCCGCCGCCGACGCCGAGGAGCAGGGTCGCCGCCTGTGCAGAACGTGCGAGCGACGCATGGCCGCCGGCAAAGCGCGCGAGGAGAAGGATGCCACGGCCCCCCTACCGCCGTCGCCGAAGGACGAACCTGCGCACGAGAAGAAATCGGGCCGCGGGAAGAACGCCGCCAGTCAGCCGGCCGACCGGTCGCGGAATGGCAAATCAACAAGCGACGGGGCGCGCTCGTTGATCGACCCGGTGCGGCAGATGACGGTGCGCCAGGTTCTGCCCGGCGGAGCGATGGTGCTGGACGACGGCGAGAAGGTCCACCTGCTGGGCGTCTGCTGCCCGGAGGATCGGCAACCGCTGGCGGCCGAAGCCGTCGCGCATATTGAGAAACTTGTCAAATCCCGCAAGTGCGAGCAATCGTGGGACGGCCCCGCCAGCCGGCCCGAGCTTCGCAACGAGAACGGACAGTTGCTGCTCTACGTCGCGGCCGGGCCGAATCGCATCGACCTCGGAGGCGAGCTGATTGAAAAGGGGCTGGCGTGGGTCGACCGGGACCGACCCTGCACCAAGACAGATGACTATCTCGCGCGCGAGCACCTCGCCTGGAGCGAAGGCCGCGGCATCTGGCGGCGTCTGGACGGTCTGGCCGGGCAGGCGCGCGTGCTGACTGGTCAATACGCCCGGCACTATCATCCGACCGATTGTCCGCACGAAGTGCATCTGAACGAGCCGAGCGAAATCACCGTGAACGAGGCCAAGGCCCGGCGACTCGCCCCGTGCTGCTTTTATCGCGCAGGCCCGCCCGTCACCGCCACCGCACGCAAAACCGAGACCGCCGCCAAAGGCACCCAATCCCGCGAACCCGCAAATCGACATGCCAAATCAAAAGACTGA
- a CDS encoding PD40 domain-containing protein: protein MARGLVQWASLLTLGMLVVGCSEYRTVDIHDVQIVMTEDGRVVRVVGKGFTAYQEVIERSPNVKSVTRMTDLKGDREPNEFSISPDGQSLVYAAMELKSRPYYWNLYRISTSGSAGVTNVTNGRYYDLQPTFDPTGQFVFFASNRSSPLLKVCRVALTGAGGITRITQSDSDDRWPDVTPDGKEIYYSSRPMNAMDMQIWRATIVGNLPTQLREGWRPRLSPDGSKVLYCAKDLKSELSKIWVMGVDGTNQTEFIADPKADERDPAWSPDGSKIVFASNAGKDSNGWKNYDIWIMNADGSSITQLTTNGSADLAPEFSPDGKHIYFLSNRGFFWDIWRMEIAEDPASAASPQA, encoded by the coding sequence ATGGCACGCGGTTTGGTTCAGTGGGCATCCTTGTTGACGCTGGGAATGCTGGTGGTTGGGTGCTCGGAATACCGAACGGTGGACATCCACGATGTCCAGATCGTCATGACAGAAGACGGCAGGGTCGTACGTGTCGTTGGTAAAGGTTTTACAGCCTATCAGGAAGTCATCGAACGATCACCCAACGTTAAGTCGGTTACGCGCATGACCGACTTAAAGGGTGACCGTGAGCCAAACGAGTTCTCGATCTCGCCCGACGGCCAATCGCTTGTGTACGCCGCTATGGAGTTGAAGTCTCGTCCGTACTATTGGAATCTGTATCGGATTTCAACAAGCGGTAGTGCTGGTGTCACCAACGTCACGAACGGGCGCTATTATGACCTCCAGCCAACATTTGATCCTACCGGACAATTCGTTTTCTTTGCCAGCAACCGCAGTTCGCCGCTCTTAAAAGTTTGCCGGGTCGCGTTGACGGGGGCGGGCGGAATTACACGAATCACGCAGTCGGATTCCGACGATCGCTGGCCAGACGTGACCCCTGACGGGAAGGAGATTTATTACAGCTCGCGCCCGATGAATGCAATGGATATGCAAATTTGGCGGGCAACCATCGTCGGAAACCTCCCGACGCAGCTTCGCGAAGGGTGGCGTCCACGTCTCTCGCCAGACGGCAGCAAAGTCCTTTATTGTGCAAAAGACCTAAAATCGGAATTGTCGAAGATATGGGTTATGGGTGTGGATGGTACGAATCAAACTGAATTCATCGCCGACCCCAAGGCAGACGAACGCGATCCTGCCTGGTCCCCGGACGGCTCGAAGATCGTCTTCGCCTCCAACGCCGGCAAAGACTCTAATGGCTGGAAGAATTACGACATCTGGATCATGAACGCGGACGGGTCGAGCATCACGCAATTGACCACGAACGGGTCGGCCGATCTCGCGCCGGAGTTCAGTCCTGATGGAAAGCACATCTACTTCCTTTCCAATCGCGGGTTCTTCTGGGATATCTGGCGAATGGAGATTGCAGAGGATCCTGCTTCAGCCGCATCCCCCCAGGCATGA
- a CDS encoding PEP-CTERM sorting domain-containing protein, protein MRVRNWAASFVLVLAIAIEANASLLGLTFLPPPDITVGFIDVDYNAGTQTFSAQGFAQQMDDGIVPNNPILAPGYNFFLSALVDNTGVLTPGGSFSVTGSVTLNSITYGLVNPLLTGTVAAFGFGDTPANYDILEFVIELTGGDLAIPAYYGVPGTLIGLDFDANYGGAFTGSFAASFDNTGGFGPGFGNGQSDIKPIPEPTALALFGLAALALVRRRSPAN, encoded by the coding sequence ATGCGTGTTCGCAATTGGGCTGCATCTTTTGTTCTGGTTCTGGCGATTGCAATTGAGGCGAATGCCTCGTTGCTCGGTCTGACGTTCCTTCCGCCGCCGGATATCACCGTCGGCTTCATCGACGTGGATTACAACGCGGGCACCCAAACGTTCTCGGCGCAGGGTTTCGCGCAGCAGATGGACGACGGCATCGTTCCGAACAATCCCATCCTGGCCCCGGGTTACAACTTCTTCTTGAGCGCGTTGGTCGACAACACCGGCGTGCTCACGCCGGGCGGCTCGTTCTCCGTCACCGGCAGCGTCACGCTCAACAGCATTACGTACGGCCTGGTCAATCCGTTGCTCACGGGGACCGTCGCGGCCTTTGGCTTTGGCGATACGCCCGCGAACTACGATATCCTCGAATTCGTGATTGAACTGACCGGCGGCGATCTGGCCATTCCGGCTTACTACGGCGTACCGGGTACGCTGATCGGCCTGGACTTCGATGCCAACTACGGCGGCGCGTTCACCGGGTCGTTCGCCGCGAGCTTCGACAACACCGGCGGCTTCGGCCCCGGATTTGGCAACGGCCAATCTGACATTAAGCCGATTCCCGAGCCGACGGCGCTCGCCCTCTTCGGGCTGGCAGCGCTGGCTCTGGTTCGACGACGATCTCCCGCGAACTGA
- a CDS encoding DUF1428 domain-containing protein, which produces MPYVDGFVLPVPKKNVKAYEKIAKLACKVWKDHGALDYCECVGEDLNVKWGIPFPKVIKPKAGETIFFSWIVYKSRKHRDQVNAKVMKDPRLAKMMDPKKMPFDCKRMSCGGFEVLVQA; this is translated from the coding sequence ATGCCGTACGTCGATGGATTTGTCCTGCCGGTGCCGAAGAAGAACGTGAAGGCGTATGAGAAGATCGCCAAGCTGGCCTGCAAGGTGTGGAAGGATCACGGCGCGCTGGATTACTGCGAGTGCGTCGGCGAAGACCTGAACGTGAAGTGGGGCATTCCGTTTCCGAAGGTGATCAAGCCCAAGGCCGGCGAGACGATCTTCTTTTCGTGGATTGTCTACAAGTCGCGCAAGCATCGCGACCAGGTCAACGCGAAGGTGATGAAAGACCCGCGCCTGGCCAAGATGATGGACCCGAAGAAGATGCCGTTCGACTGCAAGCGCATGTCCTGCGGCGGATTCGAGGTGCTGGTCCAGGCGTAA